The Amycolatopsis sp. DG1A-15b genome window below encodes:
- a CDS encoding SRPBCC family protein: MVQVERTVRVTAPIGAVAQYLADFAHTEDWDPGTISCTRTDPGPIAVGAQWHNVSEFRGRTTELDYHLTHREPGKVTFVGENRTATSTDDFTLTSGPDGTTVRYRATIVFHGWAKLAGPLLKREFERLGDEVVPELRRVLGELG; this comes from the coding sequence GTGGTCCAGGTCGAACGCACGGTCAGGGTGACGGCGCCGATCGGTGCGGTGGCGCAGTACCTGGCCGACTTCGCGCACACGGAGGACTGGGACCCGGGCACGATCTCGTGCACCCGCACCGACCCGGGTCCGATCGCGGTGGGGGCGCAGTGGCACAACGTGTCGGAGTTCCGCGGCCGGACGACGGAGCTCGACTACCACCTGACCCACCGCGAACCGGGCAAGGTGACCTTCGTCGGCGAAAACCGGACCGCCACCTCGACCGACGACTTCACGCTCACGTCCGGCCCGGACGGCACGACGGTCCGGTACCGCGCGACGATCGTGTTCCACGGCTGGGCGAAGCTCGCCGGCCCGCTGCTCAAGCGCGAGTTCGAGCGGCTGGGCGACGAGGTGGTGCCGGAGCTGCGCCGGGTGCTGGGCGAGCTGGGCTGA